Proteins encoded within one genomic window of Humulus lupulus chromosome 1, drHumLupu1.1, whole genome shotgun sequence:
- the LOC133826006 gene encoding uncharacterized protein LOC133826006, with protein MSFKYKVDTSNLLIYTVLDFTKSYTVDMKKKTCTCQRFQYDEMHCSRALVVLTKRHVSFYDYCFDYYKKEAFMATYKDNIPPLSDPISWEIPNEIKEIIVLPPKNRRPVGRPK; from the exons ATGAGCTTTAAGTATAAG GTTGATACATCAAATCTACTTATATACACAGTACTTGATTTCACAAAATCTTACACTGTGGACATGAAGAAAAAAACATGCACTTGTCAAAGATTTCAATATGATGAAATGCATTGCTCCCGTGCACTGGTTGTATTAACAAAACGACATGTGTCTTTCTATGACTACTGCTTTGACTACTATAAAAAAGAAGCTTTCATGGCAACATATAAAGACAACATACCACCATTAAGTGATCCAATCTCTTGGGAAATACCTAATGAGATCAAAGAAATAATTGTGCTACCACCAAAAAATAGGAGACCAGTAGGAAGACCAAAGTGA